The sequence below is a genomic window from Bradyrhizobium septentrionale.
TCCATGTGCGTGATCAGCTTTGTCATTCAAACTTCAATCACATCGCTCATACCCGTAACCGCAGAGCGAGGGCGCGCCATGAAGCAGCACAAGATTCAACATTTGCATCAGCCGATCGAAGAGGCGTTGCTCGCGACCAATCGATCGCTGCGCGACGAGGTCGTTGCGCTGATGCTGGATATCGCTGAGTTGCGTGAGCTGCACGAAGGCCCGGTTGCGTCTCGTTCGTTCGGTGCATCCTGTGAACAGACCCGCCCGCGCGTCGCGTTGCGCCGGGTTCATCGCTGACATTCGTCCGCGAATTCCTCCCCCAGCAGTTGCGTCTAGTCTGCGCCGGCGCTAGCAAAGGCCGCCGGCTCGCATATGGTTGCGGGTGATTCAATCTATAGTTGAAGAGTATTTGGCCCTCTCCGCAATGCGGCCGGGCCCCCTGACGGCTTTTCCCGGCAAGTCCGCGTAAGAGGGAGGGCAGCTGGAGCGGTCAGTGCTCTTGCGGCACGGACTTGTGCGCCCCGACATCGGACAAACGCTCGCGCAGGATCCAAGTCTGCAGGACCAGCTCGACGGCGGTATGTCGGAGTTCGAAATTCTCCGCGACGAGCCGTTCCAGGGCGTCGGTCGCATCGCTGGAAGCGGATTGGTTCCCCTCGAAGACCTTGAGACGCGCCATAGTGTCGATCCTCGCAAGAATGTTGATCAGAGACGGGCTCCGACAGGCGTCAGCACAGAATAGTTCGCAGGCTCTCAGGCGGTCGTGGTTCCGCCTGATCGCCAAGGGTGGGAAAGCGCTTAATCGTTAATTTGTGGGTCGAGCGATCAACGTTAGGTTCCGTGAAAACAATCCTCAAATATGTTGAAACCCTCATGACACCCAATGCATTCGTACGTACCGCTGCGCGTGCGCGCCCGCAAGCCGCCGGACGCGAAGGCCGAGAGATTAATTTGTTAGGATTTTGTGAAAGTCTTGCTTGACTGGCCGCGCGGATATCACAGAGGGGCATGGTGCACTCACAATCTGTCGAGGGACCGATTGGGTATTTCTCATTTGCTTCTCACTTGGGAATGCAAACGGTGCGCCAGTTATCGAGATCAAATTCTCATACGTAGAAAGTCGTATAACTTTTTCTCCCTGATGCCTTTTGCGAGGGAATATTGCGTACTTATTCCGGGTAAATCCCTTGCAGCTTCGACGTTTCTTCGCACAATGCGTCGCTGCCGACGGCAAGTTCGAGGCTCCCGAAGGTCCCCCGGGATATCCTCAATTTGAATTTCCTGTTGCATTTACATAGCTTATAGGCCATGCGATTATTGCTAATCTAGGGGGCAACGAGATGACCAATGAGGCGTCATTCTACTGACGAGATCACTTCCAAGGTCAAACAGGCCGAGGAACTCATGGCGCGGGGGCAGTCACAAGCCCAAGCGTGCAAGGTGCTGGGCGTTAGCGTGATGACATTTCATCGCTGGCGCAAGCAGGAGGCCGCACGCGGCCACCATGCGAACGGTACTGTTACCGAGCTCGCCGCTCGCACCGATGATCGAGATGGAATCCCCCCTGTCCGCAACCGTATTGACGAATTGCGGCTGGAAAATGAACGGCTGCGTCGGATTGTAACCGACCTACTGCTCGAGAAAATGAAGATTGAGGAGAAGCTTGCGCTCAGGTCCAGCGGCGGCAGCGGTTTGTCCCGCCGTGGTGAAGTCCAGAGCTAACGTAAGCTGATCCGTTAATGGATACGTGAGGGCCTGGGCGCCAGCAGCAGCTGGTCGCTCAGATGCGCTTTTTCAGATCGTGCGCGCAGCTCCTCGAAGATCGGACGTAGTCTGGCCTGCGCCAGGTCCAGACCTCCGACAATGTCCTGATTCGGCATTTCCGCCGGGAATCGGGCCGCTCGCAGCCTTGTTTCGATTGCCTTGACCAGCACCTCGACATCGTCGCGATGCTGGCCCGCGACCAACTCGGCGCCCATCAGGCGGATCAAGTGAAGGAGGGCCACCAGTGCGGCCTCGGTTTCGCCAGCTGACGAGCTCATGGTCGTTCTCTGCCCGATATGTGCGGCAGGTCTTGCGAGCTTATCACCTGCCTGATAAGAGAGATATGAATTGTTAACACGAATGTTAATTCCCGATGACCGACCTTTCGGACGCTCGATTAGCGAAGGCACCGGTTAGCTTCGGCGCCTTTTCATTCGCTTTTGCCTCTCTCGAGGCGTTCGCAGTCACCTTCGAGATGATCATCGTCGTGCTGTCCAGCATCATCGGCGGCGCGGCCTATCATCTGTTTTACTACCACACGGTTTATAGCAACAGCTTCGAGGGTTTTCTAGGGATCGGCGTCCTCGCCGCGATCCTTCACATGTTCGTCGCCAAGTCGCAGGGCCTCTACAATGCGCAGGTGCTGGCCGGCCTCGACCGGCGCTGGAGCAGCCTGCTTGGCGGGTGGCTGCTGGTCGTCCTGCTGATGACCCTGATCATCTTCCTCTTGAAGGTGGGTTCCGGCGTCTCGCGCGGCTCGGTGATGTCGTTCGGGCTGATCGGCGGCCTCGGGCTGGTGACCGGACGGATGCTGCTCCAGGCGCCGCTGCAACGCGCGATCGACCGCGGCATGCTGGCGACGCGCCGCGCCGTCGTGGTCGGGATGGCGGAGGAATTGTCCCGGGTGCGGCAATCGAGCCTGCTGCGCGATTTCGGTCTCAGCGAGGTGCGACGGGCGCAGCTTTCCGGTATGTCGGACGACGACGGCGACCGGGCGGCGGTCGCGTCAGCCATTCGCGCCGCGCGGGAGTGCGGCGCCGACGAGATCGTCCTGGCGATGCCATGGCAGCAGGAGCCGCGCATCCAGTTCGTGTGCGACCTGCTGCGGGCGTCGCCGCTGCCGGTGCGGCTCTTGCCCGACCGGACGGCTGAACGGTTCCTGGCGCTGCGGATGGTGGCGTCTGGCCCGATCCCGACGCTGGAAATGCAGCGCTCGCCGCTCACTTCGTTCGAGCGCGCCGGCAAGCGGCTGTTCGACATCGTGGCGTCCAGCGGCCTGCTGCTGCTGTTCGCGCCGCTGCTGATCGGGACGGCGATTGCGATCAAGCTCGACTCACGAGGGCCGGTGCTGTTCCGGCAGCGCCGCAACGGGTTTGACGGCAAGCAATTCCACATCCTCAAATTCCGCTCCATGCATGTGCTCGAGGATGGCGATGTCATCACGCAGGCCCGTCCGAACGATCCGCGGCTGACCGGGATCGGCGCGACGCTGCGCCGCCGCAGCATCGACGAGCTGCCGCAGCTGGTGAACGTGCTGCGCGGCGACATGTCGCTGGTCGGGCCGCGGCCGCACGCGCTGGCGCATGACGACAAATATTCCAAGCTGATCGCGAGCTATGCGCAACGCCAGCACGTCAAGCCGGGCATCACCGGTCTTGCGCAGGTGCAGGGCCTGCGCGGCGCGACGCCCGCGATCGAGGATATGCAGCTGCGCGTCGCCCACGACCTCGTCTACATCAAGAGCTGGAGCTTCATGCTGGACCTGCGCATCCTGTTGCGCACGATCGGTGCGGTGCTGCGGCACACGGGCGTTTGAAGGTTGGGTGTTTGAAGGTTGGGCGTCCGACGGCTGGCCGGCTGCTCGCGCTTGCGCGCTACTGCGGAATGCTTTGATTGGCGTCCCTGAATTCCTGCTGGATGATGCGCCGGTTGGCGTCATCAGCCACGCGATAGGCCTGGCCGATCGCGCCCTTGAGCTCCGGCGCGCGGGTGAGGATCAGGCGGATCTGCCGCCGCAACAGATCGACCAGCTCGACATCGCGCGTCGTGTCGACCTGCGCCAGCAGGATCAGGCGCGGGCCGATCAGATCGCTGCGGTTGAAGCCGGTATAGTAGGACATCTTCAGCGCCCGCGACGCGGTCGGTTTCAGCCAGTCGAACCGGCCGGTCGCCGAGGCGAGGCCGAACCAGGCGCCGGCGTCCATCGGCGAGAGCCGAAGCGCGCGCGTGAAGGCGGCTTCGGCCGCCTCCGGCGATGCCGGCAATTCGCTCCAGCCGTCGGCGAGCCACAGCTCGCTTCTGACCACACCGATCTCGGCAGCGAGCCCAGGCTTGCCGCGCAACGCATCGGCGGCGAGCCACCAGGCCGACAGCGCCAGCGTCGCAGCACCGATTGCCACTGCGGCCGGCAGGAAAGCCGGCGACAGGCGCCGCGCGTGCCGGCCGACCGCGTCAGCCATTGTGTTAGTCATCGTATTGGCCATGGCGCGCTGCCCGGTTGCCGGTCATCAGCAGGGTTCGCCGCGTTCCCTCCAGCTTGACGCAGGTCAGGCGGCCGGTGGCGTAGGCGCCGGTGTCGACATTGATGCGGTTGCGCAGCAGTTCGGCCTCACGCACCGGCGTATGGCCGTGGACGACGACCTTGCCGAAATCATCTTCCGACACCAGGAAGTCGTCGCGGATCCACAGCAGGTCCTCCTTGCGCTGTTGCTTGAGCGCGATGCCGGGCCGGACGCCGGCATGCACGAAGAAGTAACGGCCGTAGGAAAAGGTGATCGGCAGCGCGCGCAGGAAGGCGAGATGCGCCGGCGGCATCTGACGGATCAATTGTTGCGCCAGCGCCCTGCGTTCGGCGGCGTCGGGATTGGGCGAGGGCGACAAGCCGTAGGACATCAGCGTTTGCAGACCACCGAACTGCCGCCATTGCGCGAGCATGTCGGGATTGACGAGAAACTCCAGCAGGCAGGCCTCGTGGTTGCCGAGCAGGCAGACCACGCTGTGGGTTCGGCGGCGTTGATCGAGCATCGCGATCACATCGCGCGAATCCGGTCCGCGATCGATGTAGTCGCCGAGGAACACCTGGATTGGTCGTGCTGGCCGGAACTTGCGGATATCGGCATCGATGCGTGCGCAGATCTCGTGCAGCAGCTCGGCGTGTCCGTGGATGTCGCCGACGGCGTAGATGCAGGTCTCGTCGCCCTCATGTTCGAGGTCGCCGGGCTGGCCGACAAGGCGCCGGAGGAGACTGCGCATATTTGGTCTAACCCGCCTGCAACCGTGAACGGCTGATCCGCTGTGCCAGTCCTGTTCCGATCACGGCTCCCAACACGATCACTCCGGGCAGCGCCGGCAATTCCGGCAAGGTGAAGGCGGCGAGCAGCAGCGTCAGCAGGACGGCTGCAGCGGATGCGGGATAGGACCAGTCGCGGCCGCGATTGCGCGCACCGGCCGTGAAGGCAGCGATGCAAGCGACCGTAACCGCGAGTAAAGTCCAGAACATGGCGGAACCGAACTGGGCGATCAAGGCGGCCGCGCTGGTCGCCACCACGGGGCGCGTGGCTGCGCCTTGC
It includes:
- a CDS encoding undecaprenyl-phosphate glucose phosphotransferase, yielding MTDLSDARLAKAPVSFGAFSFAFASLEAFAVTFEMIIVVLSSIIGGAAYHLFYYHTVYSNSFEGFLGIGVLAAILHMFVAKSQGLYNAQVLAGLDRRWSSLLGGWLLVVLLMTLIIFLLKVGSGVSRGSVMSFGLIGGLGLVTGRMLLQAPLQRAIDRGMLATRRAVVVGMAEELSRVRQSSLLRDFGLSEVRRAQLSGMSDDDGDRAAVASAIRAARECGADEIVLAMPWQQEPRIQFVCDLLRASPLPVRLLPDRTAERFLALRMVASGPIPTLEMQRSPLTSFERAGKRLFDIVASSGLLLLFAPLLIGTAIAIKLDSRGPVLFRQRRNGFDGKQFHILKFRSMHVLEDGDVITQARPNDPRLTGIGATLRRRSIDELPQLVNVLRGDMSLVGPRPHALAHDDKYSKLIASYAQRQHVKPGITGLAQVQGLRGATPAIEDMQLRVAHDLVYIKSWSFMLDLRILLRTIGAVLRHTGV
- a CDS encoding metallophosphoesterase family protein — encoded protein: MRSLLRRLVGQPGDLEHEGDETCIYAVGDIHGHAELLHEICARIDADIRKFRPARPIQVFLGDYIDRGPDSRDVIAMLDQRRRTHSVVCLLGNHEACLLEFLVNPDMLAQWRQFGGLQTLMSYGLSPSPNPDAAERRALAQQLIRQMPPAHLAFLRALPITFSYGRYFFVHAGVRPGIALKQQRKEDLLWIRDDFLVSEDDFGKVVVHGHTPVREAELLRNRINVDTGAYATGRLTCVKLEGTRRTLLMTGNRAARHGQYDD
- a CDS encoding helix-turn-helix domain-containing protein, producing MRRHSTDEITSKVKQAEELMARGQSQAQACKVLGVSVMTFHRWRKQEAARGHHANGTVTELAARTDDRDGIPPVRNRIDELRLENERLRRIVTDLLLEKMKIEEKLALRSSGGSGLSRRGEVQS